The Sebastes umbrosus isolate fSebUmb1 chromosome 1, fSebUmb1.pri, whole genome shotgun sequence genome includes the window AAATACAGAATCACCTTCAGACAGATCAGAGTAGTAAAGACTGACCCCTGATGGAGAACAACAAGACCTGATGTCTTTGATTAGAGCGCCACCTGGTGTCTCTTTAATATAATACAATCCAGTCCAGAGACCAGACGCTCACTTTAATAAGACATAATATCCCCAAGCTATGTCTGAACTAAGAGGAATGTTTCCATGGTGACAAACAATAAGATGTCTTGTTCGAgtctagtaaaaaaaaaatgtttaatttaattaggatcatcatatacatacaggtacatattGTATATGAAGTTTACATTTACCTCATCTTTAGGAGCTGATGTGAAGCGccagggagcaacttggggttcagggTCTCGCTCAAAGACACTTCAACATGCTGAcaggaggagctggggatcgaactGCCAACCTACAGGAATAATTGGATTATCCAATCCAATTAATAATATTGATGAGGCTCATTTTGCAGCCAGTTAGTGTCACTCTGTAGCTTCCTGTTGACCCGTTTTCacacttcattatatcataaatatggatttcttGAATCTAATTGCCCAAAAATAACATGGATGGTTCCCTGCAATGGTcgttgcaaaaataaataaataattaatgacCACTACTTTTGTTGAATTATGggtgttttattcaaatttatGGCATCTGTGGTCTTCCTGGGTCAGTTTTGACCTGGTGGTGCAATGTGTCACACTGTTGTGTTTTCCAGCAGatttacacgcacacacacacaaacacacgcacacacacacgcacacacacacacacacacacacacacacacacacacacacacacacacacacacacacatacgtgcacacacccacgcacacacacatgtgcacacacccacacaaacacacccactcAACTGCAAAGCTACAGGTGTGTAAACCTTATTTCATCACTACTTTTCCCTACATGGGGACCAGAGCTTCCAgacaacacacatgcacacgcatgAAATATAGAAACATCGAGAAACTATAAGAATTAAGTATGTCAAATATGTGCAttatgctacaatatataacaacaataaaaatagaaatatgtaaaaatatgtatACTACCATATATAACATCAGTGTAGATAATAATAAACCTGATAAATGAGATTTGTGTGTTAAAATGCAagaatataaataagaatatcagtttaaatgtacagtgtaaataaatgcagtattaatacCAGAGTAAACCAGAGTAATGCACAGTTGAATTACTGCACAACTATTTTCCACCTGGAACTAATTTTCCTCTCATTTGATAATACCATTTAAAACTTTATCAACAGCTCAACTTCATAGAAAAAGAtgcaatacaataaaaaaatgatcagAAAGCACATTATTAACTTAATTTTAGTTTAGTCTTTTTGTGAGTTGTTGAGATTTTTCAGCAGCGTGactgcaaacacaaacatgtctgAGATTGTAGGTTCCATCCCACCGTCGCcatggttacacacacacagcacagagagTCAGGGAACTCCGTCTCcatggttacacacacacagcacagagagaagagagctAGATGTGTCCAGGGAACTCCGTCTCCATGGCGACGGTAAACAGGTCTGTTCAGTGTAACTTACACACAGTTGAAACATTAGCCGGACAGCGAgaaggaacacaaacacactaacagACACCCAACCAGCAGTCTGGACAGATGGCGGATTCACAGCGAACATCTGAACCAATCAACTCTGTGCATCGAGATGAAATCTGGTAAACctgctgtgttttatttcaaaCAAAGCAAGACAAAGCATTTGGAAAAGATGTTCTTAGTATTGGTGGAAGGATTCTTATCACGTTGACTGGATGTTTAACCAGATGGACCCGGTACCGGGttcggctgagctgtgtgttaaaacactgcctttaaaaacttcataaaaagCTGTGTTGGTCttttttctgaatagtttctaaaagcagaggccttaacgctactaaaacgacactccaagtgtattttatccaaacaatgtttgtttgtcaatgatttcaatattttagttagaAAATCAACGCatgagaaattgtatttttactttataatatttttgactgtttttatattgaatgtacctgactttggattattttttctaatcttatttacattgttattgatcttatttgttattatctaagttttacttgatcatatttcattattataataaactactccatttggagtcaaaattattcagttcagttgttttttattgattttatactgtgcacaatggtagaatgtgatgatgaacagggtaaatgtcctggccaaaggctccattgtgtgccttaataataattaattgtatAAACGTAATTTATAATTGCCACCTACTGTATATTCCATCTAAATCAATTAAGTAAAATCAGTCTATCttgattgtgttttttgaacacaaCATAGATTTGTGGTGTAAAGTAATGTTAATATGTTCATTCAATTATTTTTCCTTTGTAGAATGAACCGATAGGCCTTTAGGTTTTGTCTGTTATACTAATATCAATCTTGTTGAATGAactaatatgttttttaatggtTTCACTAATATCGATCTTGTTTCAATTAGTGTTATTTTTTCAGTGTACTAGCTAAGCATTCCCTTTAATTAAATTACCAAATATCCACAGACATAGATAAAAAGACGTAAAactatttagttttatttaacatttggTACCTGTTCTTATTtgcaaaatgcaataaaatggaCATTATTTtcgagccagattccctttcaagaggtagaaaacccatttggcacacttaaGGTGTCCAAGTAGGCAAATGAAGAGTCTGCCtagtcctatcctgactaaaacctttgtagaatctatgtgctttgtgttatttatatctgtgtgtgtgtgtgtgtgtgtgtgtttatgtgtgtaggAAAGCACATGTAAAAGTTGAGAAGAATTCGGCTGATATCTGGCCCAACAAGTGGGGCTTCCTAACTGAGGCCTACAAGGaggtacacgcacacacacacgcacacgcacgcgcgcacgcacgcacgcacgcacgcacacacacacacacacacacacacacacacacacatacactgccCTCTACTGTTGAAAAAGTACCACAGCAAGTGCATGATATAGGCAGGACACCAGACTACACCTTAGAAATACATAACAAATTAATTGTCctctggaaagaaaaaaataaaacagatatttgTTTCAAGTCTTTGCAGTCACACGAGAACACAAGTGTGTAATATCTGTGTTTCAGTACCAGAGGGAGAATGTGAAGCTGAAGGAGGCGCTCAGAGAGGAGCATCCCCATCAACACCTGGCAGCACGACCTCCGACCCCTCAAGAAAATATCACCCAAGTACGCTATCTATCTATATGACcgtctatttatctatctatctatctatctatctatctatctgaccgtctatctatctatctatctatctatctatctatctatctgactgtctatttatctatctatctatctgaccgtctatctatctatctatctatctatctgactgtctatctatctatctatctatctatcgatcgatctatctatctatctgaccatctatctatctatctatctatctatctatctatctatctatctgaccgtctatctatctatctatctatctatctatctatctgaccgtctatctatctatctatctatctatctatctaatttatctatctatctatgtttcAGGTTGGCCCCTCTCCTCCAGTCCCTAAGACAACTCAGGCCCTGATTGGTTGGCGTTCAGCTCATTCGCATCTTCAGCTGGAAAAGTATGCCGCGGTGCGTCATGGGAGGCGTAGTTTTCTGAAGGAGCTGGGCTGGCCTTTAAACGCTTGCATCTGACTGGAAACCTCCATTCTGTGTCGTCCTGGCTACTACTACTGTTCTTCATTATGCATTTGCAGCTCCTTCATCAAGATAGTCTTTAGAAATACACGGAGCCATGTTTGTTCTCCAGTCTGTCCTCCAACAttccagtaacatccagtagtTATTATTTGCTTTCTGAGCGTTGACTCAATGCTTTGGTTGTAgtttacatacacatacacatacatagaTGTACATTGCTTTAATGTTGcgggtttctttttttttacttgtgaatttcaccaagggatcaataaagtcttatctttatctatacatcataatttatttgttcatcatattttgtattattaatccgaatctgcaaagtaactagtaactaaaggtattaaataaatgcagtggtttagaagtagaaacataaaatggaaatactcaagtaaagtacaagtagcctacctcaaaattgtactgaagAACAGAAGGCTACTTGAGTAGATATACTtcgttattttttttcacaggaaactactgggtactactactactactactactactactaccactactactaccactaccactaggGTCACGCAGCagtgctcctcctcctcagttaaaTACAGTGTCGGCGCtagaacaatgtttttatttatgttaggAAACTACAGCCTActagtattactactactactactactaaaaaataataacattaataataataataataataataataatataatattacaatatatattatattatattatttataatacagTGTCGGCACtagaacaatgtttttatttacagtatgttagGAAACTACTgcgtactactactactactgctactactactactactactactgataataatcataatcataatcataataataataataataataatataatattgcaataaataatatattatattatattatattatatcgtattatattatttataaaacagtgtctGCACtagaacaatgtttttatttatgttacgAAACCACtgggtactactactactactactactactacttctactactactgctactatactactactactaataataataataataatattatattatattacagtatataatacaatacaatatattatattatattatattatttatactaCAGTGTCGGCGCTAAAACaatgttttaatttatgttAGGAAACTACTagggtactactactactactactactactaataataataataataataataataataataataataataataataataggcaacttttttatatatatttggatGTAATTAATATAATTCTTATATTTAGAAATATTATTCAGTTATGTAAGTAAACGACCTCTAATAATAGTAATCACAATTTTAGAAGATATTTCTGTCAACTCATCTGTGAAATTCCCCCTGAACGTctcacggtgtgtgtgtgtcacgcaTGAGTCACGTAATGACGTAATGACATCACGAGGCCTTTCTGGAAGACCGGAAGAagagag containing:
- the LOC119486098 gene encoding uncharacterized protein C20orf85-like produces the protein MADSQRTSEPINSVHRDEIWKAHVKVEKNSADIWPNKWGFLTEAYKEYQRENVKLKEALREEHPHQHLAARPPTPQENITQVGPSPPVPKTTQALIGWRSAHSHLQLEKYAAVRHGRRSFLKELGWPLNACI